Proteins encoded in a region of the Triplophysa dalaica isolate WHDGS20190420 chromosome 10, ASM1584641v1, whole genome shotgun sequence genome:
- the stx6 gene encoding syntaxin-6, translated as MSMEDPFFVVKGEVQKAVNNAQGLHQRWMELLQDAGGASKEEVDWTTNELRNSLRSIEWDLEDLDETINILSVLMCENQYLDFVYVVFDIRIALTWDASIVESNPKKFNLDAMELAKRKAFITSTRQTVKNLKDHMTSPTGISVSERKNRQTLMGDSGSRGPIWQPSGDKYTRLDNELQSANSQFIEDQQTQQQLIAERQDEQLELVSGTIGILKNMSERVGQELDEQAVMLDDFSHDMDNTQSRLDSVMKKLAKVSHMTSDRRQWCAIGILLAILFVVIILFLVL; from the exons atgtcgATGGAAGATCCGTTTTTTGTGGTGAAAGG GGAGGTGCAAAAGGCGGTGAACAACGCTCAAGGGCTTCATCAAAGATGGATGGAGTTATTACAGGACGCGGGTGGGGCCAGCAAGGAGGAAGTGGACTGGACCACCAATGAGCTACGCAACAGCCTGAGGTCCATTGAATGGGACCTGGAGGACCTGGATGAGACTATTAATATCCTTTCAGTTCTGATGTGTGAAAAccaatatttagattttgtatATGTTGTATTTGATATTCGTATAGCCTTAACTTGGGATGCAAGTATTGTGGAGTCCAATCCAAAGAAATTCAATCTGGATGCGATGGAGCTGGCGAAGAGAAAAGCTTTCATCACAAGCACAAGACAAACAGTCAAG AATCTGAAAGACCACATGACAAGTCCAACAGGCATTTCAGTATCAGAGAGAAAGAATCGACag aCTTTGATGGGGGACAGCGGGTCTCGTGGTCCAATCTGGCAACCCAGCGGTGATAAGTACACCAGACTTGACAATGAGTTGCAGTCTGCAAACTCCCAGTTCATAGAAGACCAACAGACCCAGCAGCAG CTCATAGCAGAACGACAGGATGAACAGTTAGAGCTGGTTTCAGGGACCATCGGCATCTTAAAGAACATGTCTGAAAGGGTCGGGCAAGAATTGGATGAGCAGGCTGT AATGCTGGATGACTTTTCACACGACATGGACAACACACAGTCCAGGCTGGATAGCGTCATGAAGAAACTGGCAAAAGTTTCTCACATGACCAGTG ATCGAAGACAGTGGTGTGCTATCGGAATTCTCCTGGCTATCCTGTTTGTTGTGATAATCCTCTTCCTTGTTCTGTGA
- the ier5 gene encoding immediate early response gene 5 protein produces the protein MEYKVEAHRIMSISLGKIYNSRVQRGGIKLHKNLLVSLVLRSARQVYLSDFYSGACLNEQSEREGKEWDLIDSEREKFPPATEECDQTEETRQNDQPPINETVEKADDEEVKPDAEHCTPTPEEQSQNSSSDLADSVSSESSVPDAIKQNQESPADSTNATLEESNQPQKTHVCTNRKRGAEESAREDAPQKRTKVTSSNASDDEESEEMETGNVSNLITIFGSSFSGLLSKDGAKPEAEAEESDSGSGQICCDQMLKNLNPWSTAIVAF, from the coding sequence ATGGAATACAAAGTGGAAGCCCACCGGATTATGAGTATTTCCTTGGGGAAAATCTACAACTCTCGCGTTCAGCGAGGCGGCATTAAACTGCACAAAAACCTCCTGGTTTCGCTGGTCCTCCGCAGCGCCCGCCAGGTTTATCTGAGCGACTTCTACAGCGGCGCGTGTCTGAACGAGCAGAGCGAGCGCGAGGGAAAGGAATGGGACCTTATTGATTCAGAGCGGGAGAAATTCCCGCCCGCCACGGAGGAATGCGACCAGACGGAGGAAACCAGACAAAATGACCAGCCTCCGATAAACGAGACGGTTGAGAAAGCCGACGACGAGGAGGTTAAACCAGACGCAGAGCACTGTACTCCCACTCCAGAAGAGCAAAGCCAAAATTCATCATCGGACCTGGCTGATAGCGTTTCATCTGAATCATCGGTGCCTGATGCTATCAAGCAAAACCAAGAGAGTCCCGCGGACAGTACGAACGCGACGCTCGAGGAGTCGAACCAACCGCAAAAAACGCACGTTTGTACAAACAGGAAAAGAGGCGCGGAAGAGTCAGCGCGCGAGGACGCGCCTCAAAAACGGACCAAAGTCACTTCCTCAAACGCGAGCGACGACGAGGAAAGCGAGGAAATGGAAACGGGCAACGTGTCTAACCTCATAACGATCTTTGGCTCCAGTTTTTCAGGACTTCTCAGCAAAGATGGCGCTAAACCCGAGGCTGAGGCGGAGGAGAGTGACTCTGGGTCGGGACAGATCTGTTGCGACCAAATGCTTAAAAACTTAAACCCCTGGAGTACAGCGATTGTGGCTTTCTGA